From Streptomyces sp. NBC_01754, a single genomic window includes:
- the sucB gene encoding 2-oxoglutarate dehydrogenase, E2 component, dihydrolipoamide succinyltransferase yields the protein MSVSVTLPALGESVTEGTVTRWLKAEGERVEADEPLLEVSTDKVDTEIPSPAAGVLTSIKVAEDETVEVGAELAVIDDGSGAPAAEAAPAAEPAAVPAPVAEEAPTAPSTETETPAQAPTPQDTAGASSASGTDVTLPALGESVTEGTVTRWLKEVGEEVAEDEPLLEVSTDKVDTEIPSPVAGVLLEIVVGEDETAEVGAKLAVIGAPGAAPAAAPAPAAPAPAAEQPAAPAPAPAAETPAPAAPAPAAQAPAPAAPAPAAQAPAPAAPAPAQAPAPAPAAPAQPAAAPAPAASASDEGAYVTPLVRKLASENGVDLGAVKGTGVGGRIRKQDVVAAAEAAKAAAAAPAPAPAAAAPAAAKTPKLEASPLRGQTVKMTRMRKVIGDNMMKALHSQAQLTSVLEVDITKLMKLRNQAKESFAAREGVKLSPMPFFVKAAAQALKAHPVINARINEDEGTITYFDSENIGIAVDAEKGLMTPVIKGAGDLNVAGIAKKTAELAGKARGGGLTPDDMSGATFTISNTGSRGALFDTVIVPPNQAAILGIGATVKRPAVIETAEGTVIGVRDMTYLSLSYDHRLVDGADAARYLTTVKAILEAGEFEVELGL from the coding sequence ATGTCGGTTTCCGTAACCCTTCCGGCGCTCGGCGAGAGCGTCACCGAGGGCACTGTCACCCGTTGGCTGAAGGCCGAGGGCGAGCGCGTCGAGGCCGACGAGCCGCTGCTCGAGGTCTCGACCGACAAGGTCGACACCGAGATCCCCTCACCCGCCGCAGGCGTCCTGACCTCCATCAAGGTCGCCGAGGACGAGACCGTCGAGGTCGGCGCCGAACTGGCCGTCATCGACGACGGCTCGGGCGCACCCGCCGCCGAGGCCGCTCCGGCCGCCGAGCCGGCGGCCGTTCCGGCCCCGGTCGCCGAGGAGGCCCCCACCGCCCCGTCGACCGAGACCGAGACCCCGGCCCAGGCTCCGACCCCGCAGGACACCGCCGGCGCCTCGTCGGCCTCCGGTACGGACGTCACCCTTCCGGCGCTCGGTGAGAGCGTCACCGAGGGCACCGTCACCCGTTGGCTGAAGGAGGTCGGCGAGGAGGTCGCGGAGGACGAGCCCCTGCTCGAGGTCTCCACGGACAAGGTCGACACCGAGATCCCCTCGCCGGTCGCCGGTGTGCTGCTGGAGATCGTCGTCGGTGAGGACGAGACCGCGGAGGTCGGCGCCAAGCTGGCCGTCATCGGTGCTCCGGGCGCTGCCCCGGCCGCCGCCCCGGCCCCGGCCGCTCCGGCACCCGCCGCCGAGCAGCCGGCCGCCCCGGCTCCGGCCCCGGCAGCCGAGACCCCCGCCCCCGCGGCTCCGGCACCCGCCGCCCAGGCTCCGGCTCCGGCTGCTCCGGCTCCGGCTGCCCAGGCCCCGGCTCCAGCCGCCCCGGCTCCGGCGCAGGCCCCGGCCCCGGCTCCGGCGGCACCCGCCCAGCCCGCCGCCGCTCCGGCTCCGGCCGCGTCCGCCAGTGACGAGGGCGCCTACGTCACGCCGCTGGTCCGCAAGCTCGCCTCCGAGAACGGCGTCGACCTGGGCGCGGTCAAGGGCACCGGCGTCGGCGGCCGCATCCGCAAGCAGGACGTCGTCGCCGCGGCTGAGGCCGCCAAGGCCGCCGCGGCCGCTCCGGCGCCCGCCCCCGCGGCTGCCGCCCCCGCCGCGGCGAAGACGCCGAAGCTGGAGGCGTCCCCGCTGCGCGGTCAGACGGTCAAGATGACCCGCATGCGCAAGGTCATCGGCGACAACATGATGAAGGCGCTGCACTCGCAGGCCCAACTGACCTCGGTCCTCGAGGTCGACATCACCAAGCTGATGAAGCTGCGCAACCAGGCGAAGGAGTCCTTCGCCGCCCGTGAGGGCGTCAAGCTGTCCCCGATGCCGTTCTTCGTGAAGGCGGCGGCCCAGGCGCTGAAGGCCCACCCGGTCATCAACGCCCGGATCAACGAGGACGAGGGCACCATCACGTACTTCGACTCGGAGAACATCGGCATCGCCGTGGACGCCGAGAAGGGTCTGATGACCCCGGTCATCAAGGGCGCGGGCGACCTGAACGTCGCCGGCATCGCGAAGAAGACCGCCGAGCTGGCCGGCAAGGCCCGCGGTGGCGGCCTGACCCCGGACGACATGTCCGGTGCCACCTTCACGATCAGCAACACCGGTTCGCGCGGCGCGCTGTTCGACACCGTCATCGTGCCGCCGAACCAGGCCGCCATCCTGGGCATCGGCGCCACCGTCAAGCGTCCGGCGGTCATCGAGACCGCCGAGGGCACCGTCATCGGTGTCCGTGACATGACGTACCTGTCGCTCTCCTACGACCACCGTCTGGTGGACGGCGCGGACGCCGCCCGTTACCTGACCACGGTCAAGGCGATCCTCGAGGCGGGCGAGTTCGAGGTCGAGCTGGGCCTCTGA
- a CDS encoding GntR family transcriptional regulator, which produces MTPPVIHSLREQIREHLVDGIVSGRWKPGERIVERRIATELEVSQTPVREALRELETLRLIESAPNKGVRVRNLTAADLEESYPVRAGLEQIAAELAAPVLGKDCSRLTPHVAALYEADRRADGEAQVRHTVAFHREMVRAAGNAVLLHTWEGLGIEVFTALSIRWLGTVQKSYAEEHEALIDAFLRRDPGIAVLVKEHVLGCAPRA; this is translated from the coding sequence ATGACCCCGCCCGTCATCCACTCGCTGCGCGAACAGATCCGCGAGCACCTCGTGGACGGGATCGTGAGCGGGCGCTGGAAGCCGGGTGAACGCATCGTGGAACGCCGGATCGCGACCGAGCTGGAAGTCAGCCAGACCCCCGTACGCGAGGCGCTGCGCGAGCTGGAGACGCTGCGGCTGATCGAGTCGGCCCCCAACAAGGGGGTCCGCGTACGCAACCTCACCGCGGCCGACCTGGAGGAGAGCTACCCGGTGCGCGCCGGGCTTGAGCAGATCGCGGCGGAGCTGGCGGCGCCGGTGCTGGGCAAGGACTGCTCGAGGCTCACCCCGCACGTGGCGGCCCTGTACGAGGCGGACCGCCGGGCCGACGGCGAGGCGCAGGTGCGGCACACGGTGGCCTTCCACCGGGAGATGGTGCGGGCGGCTGGCAACGCCGTGCTGCTGCACACCTGGGAGGGGCTGGGCATCGAGGTGTTCACGGCCCTGTCGATCCGCTGGCTCGGCACGGTGCAGAAGTCGTACGCGGAGGAGCACGAGGCGCTCATCGACGCGTTCCTGCGACGGGACCCGGGGATCGCGGTGCTGGTGAAGGAGCACGTCCTGGGGTGCGCCCCCCGCGCCTGA
- the aceE gene encoding pyruvate dehydrogenase (acetyl-transferring), homodimeric type → MTDPVAKLPSELDQLPDRDPEETAEWAASLDAVTKAAGPNRAAYLMRRSLQHAEGAGIALPKLLETDYINSIPTSAEPEFDGDLEMESRITAWNRWNAAAMVTRGARHGVGGHIATFASAAWLYEMGFNHFFRGKEGGNGSGDQIYVQGHASPGIYARAFLDGRLSEQQLDNFRQESGGDGLPSYPHPRRLPWLWEFPTVSMGLGPLSAIYQARFNRYLTNRGIKDTSSSHVWAFLGDGEMDEPESTAALALAARERLDNLTFVVNCNLQRLDGPVRANFRVVQELEGAFRGAGWNVVKTLWGTAWDELFQLDTTGALIRRLREVPDAQFQTYATRDVAYIRDHFFGAEPALAEMAKLLSDAKIAECFYSSRGGHEARKVYAAYRAALAHKGAPTVILAQTVKGYTLGKGFESKNANHQMKKLSIDEFKSMRELLGLPIPDSAFESGLVPYGHPGADSPEVRYLQERRAALGGPAPARRMHTVALPQPEERAFKALYKGSGKQEMATTMAFVRLVKELMRDKETGRRWVPIVPDEARTFGMESLFPSAGIYSPLGQTYEPVDRDQLMYYKEAKDGQILNEGITEAGAMADFIAAATSYATHGETMIPFYIFYSMFGWQRTGDQMWQLADQLGKGFIVGATAGRTTLTGEGLQHADGHSHLIATTNPASLNYDPAFAYELAVIVKDGLRRMFGPEPEDIFYYLTVYNEPKQQPAMPEGVEEGIVRGLYRFKEGAPAPAEAPRLQLLASGTAIHWALEAQELLAADWGVTADVWSATSWGELRRDALECDEALLRGEQRVPYVTQALSGAPGPVLAVSDWMRAVPDQISQWVEQDWSSLGTDGFGISDTREGARRYFGVDPQSVTVAALAQLARRGEIPASKIKEAREKYGL, encoded by the coding sequence ATGACCGACCCCGTAGCAAAGCTTCCGAGCGAGCTCGACCAGCTCCCGGACCGCGACCCCGAGGAGACCGCCGAATGGGCGGCCTCCCTGGACGCCGTCACCAAGGCCGCGGGCCCGAACCGTGCCGCGTACCTCATGCGGCGCTCGCTCCAGCACGCGGAGGGCGCCGGTATCGCGCTGCCCAAGCTGCTGGAGACCGATTACATCAACTCCATCCCCACCTCCGCCGAGCCAGAGTTCGACGGCGACCTGGAGATGGAGTCCCGGATCACCGCGTGGAACCGCTGGAACGCGGCCGCGATGGTCACCCGGGGCGCGCGCCACGGCGTCGGCGGCCACATCGCCACCTTCGCCTCGGCCGCCTGGCTGTACGAGATGGGCTTCAACCACTTCTTCCGCGGCAAGGAGGGTGGGAACGGCTCCGGGGACCAGATCTACGTCCAGGGTCACGCCTCGCCCGGCATCTACGCCCGCGCCTTCCTCGACGGCCGCCTCAGCGAGCAGCAGCTCGACAACTTCCGCCAGGAGTCGGGCGGCGACGGCCTGCCGTCCTACCCGCACCCGCGGCGGCTGCCCTGGCTGTGGGAGTTCCCCACCGTGTCGATGGGCCTCGGCCCGCTCTCGGCGATCTACCAGGCGCGCTTCAACCGCTACCTGACCAACCGGGGGATCAAGGACACGTCCTCCTCGCACGTCTGGGCCTTCCTGGGCGACGGCGAGATGGACGAGCCCGAGTCGACCGCCGCCCTCGCCCTCGCGGCGCGTGAGCGGCTCGACAACCTGACCTTCGTCGTCAACTGCAACCTTCAGCGTCTCGACGGCCCGGTCCGCGCCAACTTCCGCGTGGTCCAGGAGCTGGAGGGCGCGTTCCGCGGGGCCGGCTGGAACGTCGTCAAGACGCTCTGGGGCACCGCCTGGGACGAGCTGTTCCAGCTGGACACCACGGGCGCGCTGATCCGCCGGCTCCGCGAGGTGCCGGACGCGCAGTTCCAGACGTACGCGACCCGCGACGTGGCCTACATCCGCGACCACTTCTTCGGCGCCGAGCCCGCGCTCGCCGAGATGGCGAAGCTGCTGAGCGACGCGAAGATCGCCGAGTGCTTCTACTCCTCGCGCGGCGGCCACGAGGCCCGCAAGGTGTACGCGGCCTACCGCGCCGCCCTGGCCCACAAGGGCGCGCCGACCGTGATCCTGGCGCAGACCGTCAAGGGCTACACGCTCGGCAAGGGCTTCGAGTCCAAGAACGCCAACCACCAGATGAAGAAGCTGTCGATCGACGAGTTCAAGAGCATGCGCGAGCTGCTCGGCCTCCCGATCCCCGACAGCGCCTTCGAGAGCGGTCTGGTCCCCTACGGCCACCCCGGCGCCGACTCCCCCGAGGTCCGCTACCTCCAGGAGCGCCGTGCCGCCCTCGGTGGCCCGGCCCCCGCCCGCCGGATGCACACGGTGGCGCTGCCGCAGCCCGAGGAGCGTGCCTTCAAGGCCCTGTACAAGGGGTCCGGCAAGCAGGAGATGGCCACCACCATGGCGTTCGTCCGCCTGGTGAAGGAGCTGATGCGGGACAAGGAGACCGGCAGGCGCTGGGTGCCGATCGTCCCGGACGAGGCCCGTACCTTCGGTATGGAGTCGCTGTTCCCGTCGGCCGGTATCTACTCGCCGCTGGGCCAGACGTACGAGCCGGTCGACCGCGACCAGCTGATGTACTACAAGGAGGCCAAGGACGGCCAGATCCTCAACGAGGGGATCACCGAGGCCGGTGCCATGGCCGACTTCATCGCCGCCGCCACGTCGTACGCGACGCACGGCGAGACGATGATCCCGTTCTACATCTTCTACTCGATGTTCGGCTGGCAGCGGACCGGCGACCAGATGTGGCAGCTCGCCGACCAGCTCGGCAAGGGCTTCATCGTCGGCGCCACGGCGGGCCGTACGACCCTGACGGGTGAGGGCCTCCAGCACGCGGACGGCCACTCGCACCTGATCGCCACCACGAACCCGGCGTCGCTCAACTACGACCCGGCGTTCGCGTACGAGCTCGCGGTGATCGTCAAGGACGGTCTGCGCCGGATGTTCGGTCCGGAACCCGAGGACATCTTCTACTACCTGACGGTCTACAACGAGCCGAAGCAGCAGCCCGCGATGCCGGAAGGTGTCGAGGAGGGCATCGTCAGGGGCCTGTACCGCTTCAAGGAGGGTGCGCCCGCCCCGGCGGAGGCCCCGCGTCTCCAGCTGCTCGCCTCCGGTACGGCGATCCACTGGGCACTGGAGGCCCAGGAGCTGCTGGCCGCCGACTGGGGGGTCACCGCCGACGTCTGGTCCGCCACCTCGTGGGGCGAGCTGCGGCGTGACGCGCTGGAGTGCGACGAGGCGCTGCTGCGCGGTGAGCAGCGGGTGCCGTACGTGACCCAGGCGCTGTCCGGCGCCCCGGGTCCGGTCCTCGCGGTGAGCGACTGGATGCGCGCGGTCCCGGACCAGATCAGCCAGTGGGTCGAGCAGGACTGGTCCTCGCTGGGCACGGACGGCTTCGGCATCTCCGACACCCGCGAGGGTGCCCGCCGGTACTTCGGTGTCGACCCGCAGTCGGTCACGGTCGCCGCCCTGGCGCAGCTGGCCCGCCGCGGCGAGATCCCGGCGTCGAAGATCAAGGAGGCCCGCGAGAAGTACGGGCTCTGA
- a CDS encoding helix-turn-helix transcriptional regulator gives MRAARLIKMVLLLQSRPAMTAAELARELEVSERTVTRDAQALSEAGVPVYADRGRAGGYRLVGGYRTRLTGLAREEAEALFLSGLPSALREMGLDDAASAARLKVTAALLPSLRDAPRSAARRFHLDAPGWFHEPVSPELLPALAEAVRDDRLVRARYRRGATDEVERELAPYGLVLKAGVWYLCAGAGDDVRVYRIDRFTSAEVSATRFDRDEDFDLPGFWAEHAARFARSLLRGEVTVRLSEAGFARLPHVVDRAAVDDALAGAVGPDADGLRTLTLAVESEEVAYGQLLALGPEVEVLAPAALRARFTEAAERLRALYR, from the coding sequence ATGCGTGCTGCCCGCCTCATCAAGATGGTTCTGCTCCTCCAGTCCCGGCCCGCCATGACCGCCGCCGAGCTGGCCCGCGAGCTGGAGGTCTCCGAGCGCACGGTGACCCGGGACGCGCAGGCCCTGTCCGAGGCGGGCGTACCCGTGTACGCCGACCGGGGCCGGGCCGGCGGCTACCGGCTGGTCGGCGGTTACCGGACCCGGCTGACCGGGCTGGCCCGCGAGGAGGCCGAGGCGCTCTTCCTGTCCGGGCTGCCGTCCGCCCTGCGCGAGATGGGGCTCGACGACGCGGCCTCGGCGGCCCGGCTGAAGGTGACGGCCGCCCTGCTCCCCTCGCTCCGGGACGCCCCGCGAAGCGCCGCCCGGCGTTTCCACCTGGACGCGCCGGGCTGGTTCCACGAGCCGGTCAGCCCCGAACTGCTGCCCGCCTTGGCGGAGGCGGTCCGGGACGACCGGCTGGTCCGGGCCCGCTACCGGCGCGGCGCCACCGACGAGGTCGAACGGGAACTGGCCCCGTACGGACTCGTGTTGAAGGCCGGCGTCTGGTACCTCTGCGCCGGGGCAGGGGACGACGTCCGGGTGTACCGGATCGACCGGTTCACGTCGGCCGAGGTGTCGGCGACGCGTTTCGACCGGGACGAGGACTTCGACCTGCCGGGCTTCTGGGCCGAGCACGCCGCCCGGTTCGCCCGGTCCCTCCTGCGCGGCGAGGTGACCGTCCGGCTGTCCGAGGCGGGCTTCGCGCGGCTGCCGCACGTCGTGGACCGGGCCGCCGTGGACGACGCGCTCGCCGGGGCCGTGGGGCCCGACGCGGACGGCCTGCGCACGCTCACCCTGGCGGTGGAGTCGGAGGAGGTCGCGTACGGCCAGTTGCTGGCCCTCGGACCGGAGGTGGAGGTCCTGGCACCCGCGGCGCTGCGGGCACGCTTCACCGAGGCCGCCGAACGGCTGCGCGCCCTGTACCGCTGA
- a CDS encoding DUF4240 domain-containing protein, producing the protein MDETEFWETIDGSREAAEGDPDDHADVLVERLVQLDPESVLDFARHFEARYNRAYHWDVWGAAAVLLGGADEEAFDSFRCWLIGQGREVFEGTVQDPDSLAELLEDFDEEYDGDGEELGYAADEAYEQLTGAVAPELGLPPQPDRPAGTPVALDDERALADRFPMLWERFGAA; encoded by the coding sequence ATGGACGAGACGGAGTTCTGGGAGACCATCGACGGCAGCCGTGAGGCCGCCGAGGGCGACCCCGACGACCACGCCGACGTGCTCGTCGAACGACTGGTGCAGCTCGATCCCGAATCCGTGCTGGATTTCGCCCGGCACTTCGAGGCCCGCTACAACCGTGCCTACCACTGGGACGTGTGGGGAGCGGCCGCCGTGCTGCTGGGCGGCGCGGACGAGGAGGCGTTCGACTCCTTCCGGTGCTGGCTGATCGGACAGGGCCGGGAGGTCTTCGAGGGCACGGTGCAGGACCCGGACAGCCTCGCCGAGCTCCTGGAGGACTTCGACGAGGAGTACGACGGCGACGGCGAGGAGCTGGGTTACGCCGCCGACGAGGCGTACGAGCAACTGACCGGCGCCGTCGCCCCGGAACTGGGCCTGCCGCCGCAGCCGGACCGGCCGGCGGGCACGCCGGTGGCGCTCGACGACGAGAGGGCGCTGGCGGACCGCTTCCCCATGCTCTGGGAACGCTTCGGCGCGGCCTGA
- a CDS encoding TIGR01777 family oxidoreductase — MLRSRIAVSGSSGLIGAALVHSLRADGHEVVRLVRRPAAAGDEVEWDPGRQYVDAAGLVGCDAVVHLAGAGVGDHRWTEGYKREIRDSRVLGTRAIAEAAASLDTPPKVLLSGSAIGYYGDTGDRSVDEAAPPGDGFLPSVCVEWEGATAAAEEAGIRTVHARTGLVVARGGGAWGRLFPLFKAGLGGRLGNGRQYWSFIALHDHIAALRHILDTGSLSGPVNLTGPAPVTNGQVTAAMGRVLHRPTLFTAPAPALRIALGEFAGDVLGSQRVLPGRLLDSGFSFAFPDIDAAIRSALR; from the coding sequence ATGCTGCGTTCCCGTATCGCCGTCAGCGGATCGTCCGGACTCATCGGAGCGGCGCTCGTGCACTCGCTGCGGGCCGACGGGCACGAGGTGGTGCGCCTGGTACGCCGCCCCGCCGCCGCCGGTGACGAGGTGGAGTGGGACCCCGGGCGGCAGTACGTCGACGCGGCGGGGCTGGTCGGCTGCGACGCCGTCGTCCACCTCGCCGGTGCCGGGGTCGGTGACCACCGGTGGACCGAGGGGTACAAGCGGGAGATCCGGGACAGCCGGGTGCTGGGGACGCGGGCGATCGCCGAGGCCGCCGCCTCGCTGGACACCCCGCCGAAGGTGCTGCTGTCCGGCTCGGCCATCGGCTACTACGGGGACACCGGGGACCGGTCCGTCGACGAGGCCGCGCCCCCGGGTGACGGGTTCCTGCCGTCCGTGTGCGTGGAGTGGGAGGGGGCCACGGCCGCCGCCGAGGAGGCGGGCATCCGCACGGTACACGCCCGCACCGGTCTGGTCGTCGCCCGCGGAGGAGGGGCCTGGGGCCGCCTCTTCCCCCTCTTCAAGGCGGGTCTCGGCGGGCGCCTGGGCAACGGCCGGCAGTACTGGAGCTTCATCGCCCTGCACGACCACATCGCCGCGCTGCGCCACATCCTGGACACCGGGTCCCTGTCCGGCCCGGTCAACCTGACCGGCCCCGCGCCGGTCACCAACGGCCAGGTGACGGCGGCCATGGGGCGGGTGCTGCACCGCCCGACCCTCTTCACCGCCCCGGCGCCCGCCCTGCGGATCGCCCTCGGTGAGTTCGCCGGGGACGTGCTGGGCAGTCAGCGGGTGCTTCCCGGCCGCCTGCTCGACTCGGGCTTCTCGTTCGCCTTCCCCGATATCGACGCGGCGATCCGCTCCGCACTGCGCTGA
- a CDS encoding FAD-dependent oxidoreductase: MRAAGPRSATGLASSADPGIPGVSAGARTFRRSRRLGEGHVLRADTAHHADVVVIGAGTAGLTAAHQLISAGVDTCVLEAAPRVGGRMATEDMDGFRLDHTGPLLSSAYPELRATPGLQGLALREFAPGVLVHSRGRRYRAGDVRSARGALRAARSRSSAPHAPLGGAIEQARLGAWLSRLATTPVSRILARPDRPALDALTSRGLSPRTVDGFLRPLLSALLSDPVLATSSRCADLALRSYARGGLCVPAGGAAALPELLAAALPPGTVRTGVHVTAADITSVRTKEHGELNCRSLLLATGAGAAAELLPGLRTPSFHPVTVLHHTAPAPPQTGARLLLDADRSGPVAHTAVMSAVDPSRAPHGRTLITSTVLGPPPPDLDRAVRTHLASLYGTPTDDWELLAARHDPEAVPIMAPPHDLRRPVRVLAGLYVCGDHRDTSTVQGALNSGRRAASAILTDLGVRHAAADGATLSAAA, from the coding sequence GTGCGCGCGGCTGGGCCCCGGTCTGCCACCGGCCTAGCTTCGAGCGCGGACCCCGGCATTCCGGGGGTTTCCGCCGGGGCGAGAACCTTCCGGCGGTCGCGCCGACTCGGGGAGGGGCACGTGCTCAGGGCAGACACGGCACACCACGCGGACGTGGTTGTCATCGGGGCCGGGACAGCCGGACTGACAGCCGCCCACCAGCTCATCAGCGCAGGAGTGGACACATGCGTCCTGGAGGCCGCCCCCCGCGTCGGCGGGCGGATGGCCACCGAGGACATGGACGGCTTCCGGCTCGACCACACGGGGCCTCTGCTCAGTTCCGCCTACCCGGAGTTGCGCGCCACGCCGGGACTCCAGGGTCTGGCGCTCAGGGAGTTCGCCCCCGGGGTGCTCGTCCACAGCCGGGGGCGCCGCTACCGGGCAGGGGACGTGCGCAGCGCGAGGGGCGCGCTGCGGGCCGCACGCTCCCGGTCGAGCGCCCCTCACGCGCCCCTGGGCGGCGCGATCGAGCAGGCCAGACTGGGCGCCTGGCTCTCCCGGCTCGCCACCACCCCGGTCTCCCGCATCCTGGCCCGGCCCGACCGGCCGGCGCTCGACGCCCTCACCTCACGCGGCCTCTCGCCGCGTACCGTCGACGGTTTCCTGCGCCCCCTGCTCTCGGCGCTGCTCTCCGACCCCGTCCTCGCCACGTCGAGCCGCTGCGCCGACCTCGCGCTGCGCAGTTACGCCCGCGGCGGGCTCTGCGTACCGGCGGGCGGTGCCGCGGCCCTGCCCGAGTTGCTGGCCGCCGCGCTGCCGCCGGGGACCGTACGGACCGGGGTGCACGTCACCGCCGCCGACATCACCTCCGTACGCACCAAGGAGCACGGCGAGCTGAACTGCCGCTCCCTGCTGCTGGCCACCGGAGCGGGCGCGGCCGCCGAGCTGCTGCCGGGGCTGCGGACGCCCTCCTTCCACCCGGTGACGGTGCTCCACCACACCGCCCCCGCTCCCCCGCAGACGGGGGCCCGGCTGCTGCTGGACGCGGATCGGTCGGGGCCGGTGGCACACACCGCCGTGATGAGCGCGGTCGACCCGTCGCGCGCGCCGCACGGCCGGACCCTGATCACCTCCACCGTCCTCGGCCCCCCACCGCCGGACCTGGACCGCGCCGTCCGGACCCACCTGGCCTCGCTGTACGGCACCCCGACGGACGACTGGGAGCTCCTGGCGGCCCGTCACGACCCGGAGGCGGTACCCATAATGGCACCGCCGCACGACCTGCGACGGCCCGTGCGGGTGCTCGCCGGCCTCTACGTGTGCGGCGACCACCGCGACACGAGTACCGTCCAGGGCGCCCTGAACTCGGGCCGGCGGGCCGCCTCGGCGATCCTCACGGACCTCGGGGTGCGCCACGCGGCCGCGGACGGGGCGACACTGTCCGCCGCGGCCTGA
- a CDS encoding regulator, protein MSERPPQRTPNRRLAALIAEAGFSHAGLARRVDQLGLEHGLDLRYDKTSVTRWLRGQQPRGTTPALIAEVFTRRLGRRLSAQDLGLDACAPVYAGLEFAATPAEAVDIVSGLWRKDSGSHAELRKIAFTPAGLVVPSRDWLIGRADERVGRGEPAAPTAGGTGLPGPRSPAGTPGSRAVDGVHPAAGTPPARPPGAAGHLGPPGHLAAPGPAPAPGHAHGPGTHGPGAHAPGTHTPGAPGGRPGSRGPGHTRPPGAPGAAHPVVPRQRGADRGSGQRVGSGDIAALHSVGELFRTLDHTYGGGHARQALVRYLEHEAEPMLRGTYGESVGRRLFSAAADLTRLAGWTSYDIAAHGLAQRYFVQALRLAQAAGDRAYGSFVLITMSRQAVYLGHGREAVQLARVAQQGIGSSAPPVVMALLHAVEARGHGVLGETRACVAALVRAERALQGARPGDDVPYWARPFDEAQLADEFGHCHRDLQQYRAAAQHAERSLQLRAPAYARSRLFCRVVLATARLGLGELDQACLLGAEAAQQASEMRSVRATEYVRDFERRLEPYRDAVAVRGYRDRVAALN, encoded by the coding sequence ATGTCGGAACGACCTCCGCAGCGCACCCCCAACCGGCGGCTCGCTGCGCTCATCGCGGAAGCCGGATTCTCCCATGCGGGTCTCGCCCGGCGGGTGGATCAGCTGGGCCTCGAACACGGACTCGATCTGCGGTACGACAAGACCTCGGTGACCCGCTGGTTGCGGGGCCAGCAGCCGCGCGGCACCACCCCCGCGCTGATCGCCGAGGTGTTCACCCGGCGGCTCGGGCGGCGGCTCTCCGCGCAGGACCTGGGCCTGGACGCCTGCGCGCCCGTCTACGCGGGGCTCGAATTCGCGGCCACCCCCGCCGAGGCCGTCGACATCGTCAGCGGGCTCTGGCGCAAGGACTCCGGAAGTCACGCGGAGTTGCGCAAGATCGCCTTCACCCCGGCCGGACTGGTCGTCCCCAGCAGGGACTGGCTGATCGGACGGGCCGACGAACGGGTCGGACGCGGGGAGCCCGCGGCTCCGACGGCGGGCGGCACCGGCCTGCCGGGCCCGCGCTCGCCGGCCGGGACTCCCGGATCCCGCGCGGTCGACGGTGTCCACCCGGCGGCCGGCACGCCCCCGGCCCGGCCACCCGGAGCGGCCGGCCACCTCGGGCCCCCCGGCCACCTCGCCGCCCCCGGCCCGGCACCCGCCCCCGGCCACGCCCACGGGCCCGGTACGCACGGACCCGGTGCGCATGCCCCCGGTACGCACACCCCCGGTGCGCCCGGGGGCAGGCCCGGTTCCAGGGGGCCCGGCCACACCCGTCCGCCCGGCGCCCCCGGGGCCGCCCATCCGGTCGTCCCACGGCAGCGTGGGGCCGACCGGGGGTCCGGCCAGCGGGTCGGCAGTGGGGACATCGCCGCCCTCCACTCGGTCGGCGAGCTCTTCCGCACCCTGGACCACACCTACGGCGGCGGCCACGCCCGTCAGGCCCTCGTCAGGTATCTGGAGCACGAGGCCGAGCCGATGCTCCGCGGGACGTACGGCGAGTCCGTCGGCCGGCGGCTGTTCTCGGCGGCCGCCGATCTGACCCGGCTGGCCGGCTGGACCTCGTACGACATCGCGGCGCACGGCCTGGCCCAGCGCTACTTCGTGCAGGCGCTGCGGCTCGCCCAGGCCGCGGGCGACCGGGCGTACGGCTCGTTCGTGCTGATCACGATGAGCCGGCAGGCCGTCTACCTCGGGCACGGCAGGGAGGCCGTCCAGCTCGCCCGGGTCGCCCAGCAGGGCATCGGCTCCTCGGCCCCGCCCGTCGTCATGGCCCTGCTGCACGCGGTCGAGGCCCGGGGGCACGGCGTCCTGGGCGAGACCAGGGCGTGCGTCGCCGCGCTCGTACGGGCCGAACGCGCGCTCCAGGGTGCCCGCCCCGGCGACGACGTCCCGTACTGGGCCCGCCCCTTCGACGAGGCTCAGCTCGCCGACGAGTTCGGCCACTGCCACCGCGATCTCCAGCAGTACCGGGCGGCCGCTCAGCACGCCGAACGGTCCCTCCAGCTGCGCGCCCCCGCGTATGCCCGGAGCAGGCTGTTCTGCCGGGTGGTGCTCGCCACCGCCCGGCTCGGGCTCGGTGAGCTGGACCAGGCCTGTCTGCTGGGCGCCGAGGCGGCCCAGCAGGCGTCGGAGATGCGTTCGGTGCGGGCCACGGAGTACGTACGCGACTTCGAGCGCCGTCTGGAGCCGTACCGGGACGCGGTCGCCGTACGCGGCTACCGCGACCGGGTCGCGGCCCTGAACTGA